GAGTGTGATTAAAGTAAATTCTATTGAGGAAGCCATTGAGGTTGCCAATGATTCAGATTTTGGTCTTGGGGCAGCAATTTTTTCTAAAGATATTGAAAAAGCTCAAATAATTGCAAAAAATAAAATTGATAGTGGGGCATGTTTTGTCAATGATTTTGTAAAATCTGATCCCAGGCTTCCTTTTGGCGGCGTCAAAGAAAGTGGGTATGGCCGAGAGCTCTCTCAATTTGGTATTCATGAATTTATGAATATAAAGACCGTTTGTGTAAAGTGATATTATAACTTAGAAAACAAAGTTAACTTGCCATGAATTGTTAAGTTTACGCATCATGGCAAGTTCTTATAATTAAGTTAGTTTAGATTAAACTGCTTTCTCCAACGTGGCAGAGCAATCAGTAAAACAAACAGTACAATGAGTAGATCAGTTTGACTACTGGTGTTGCTGCAGCCACCACCACTGATGTCACTTTTAACAACATCGCATGCATCACCAATATCATCACCATCCAAATCATCTTGGCCAGCATTAGATACAACTGGACAGTT
This window of the Oligoflexia bacterium genome carries:
- a CDS encoding thrombospondin type 3 repeat-containing protein; this translates as MNFFSNCAEEDNCIMVPNFDQVDTDQDLMGDSCDSDDDNDSILDFEDNCPVVSNAGQDDLDGDDIGDACDVVKSDISGGGCSNTSSQTDLLIVLFVLLIALPRWRKQFNLN